A window from Hymenobacter volaticus encodes these proteins:
- a CDS encoding glycoside hydrolase family 43 protein — MIKRKALRFLTPLLGAALLSACSKDVYMFTSFREPATDGLRLLYSHDGYKWTDMGRSFLTPQVGPSKLMRDPSIARGPDGTYHLVWTCGWKGDKGFGYASSKDLVHWSTQRFIDVMGHEPTTVNVWAPEIFYDTPTKQYLVVWASTIPFRFPKGIEEEDNNHRLYYTTTKDFQSFTPAKLFIDPGFSSIDAVVVQRAAKDYVLVVKDNTRPNRNIKVAFGPSALGPFPNVSEPFTGNFTEGPSVVRLPHDEWLIYYDAYKEKRYGVVKTSDFKSFTDVSGQTSVPEGHKHGTIFAVPRKTFNTLLQSAPAGAAAATPTSGTHE; from the coding sequence ATGATCAAACGTAAAGCCCTGCGCTTCCTTACTCCGCTGCTTGGGGCCGCCCTGCTGAGTGCGTGCTCGAAGGACGTGTACATGTTCACGTCGTTTCGGGAGCCGGCTACTGACGGGCTACGGCTGCTCTATAGCCACGACGGCTACAAGTGGACGGACATGGGCCGCTCGTTTCTGACGCCGCAGGTGGGGCCAAGCAAGCTAATGCGCGACCCGTCCATTGCCCGCGGGCCGGACGGCACTTACCACCTCGTGTGGACCTGCGGCTGGAAGGGCGACAAAGGGTTTGGCTACGCCAGTTCCAAGGATTTGGTGCACTGGTCGACGCAGCGTTTCATCGACGTGATGGGGCACGAACCGACCACCGTGAACGTGTGGGCACCCGAAATCTTCTATGATACGCCCACCAAGCAGTACCTCGTCGTGTGGGCCTCCACCATCCCGTTTCGCTTCCCGAAAGGCATCGAAGAAGAAGACAACAACCACCGACTCTACTACACTACCACCAAAGATTTCCAGTCGTTTACGCCGGCCAAGCTCTTTATCGACCCCGGTTTCAGCTCGATTGACGCCGTGGTGGTGCAGCGCGCCGCCAAAGACTACGTGCTGGTAGTGAAAGACAACACCCGGCCCAACCGCAACATCAAAGTGGCCTTTGGGCCGAGCGCACTCGGGCCGTTTCCGAACGTGTCGGAGCCGTTTACCGGCAACTTCACCGAAGGCCCGAGTGTGGTACGCCTCCCGCACGACGAGTGGCTGATCTACTACGACGCCTACAAGGAAAAGCGCTACGGCGTGGTGAAGACCTCTGATTTCAAGTCGTTCACCGACGTGTCGGGGCAGACCAGCGTGCCGGAAGGGCACAAGCACGGTACCATCTTCGCGGTGCCGCGCAAGACTTTCAACACCTTGTTGCAAAGCGCCCCCGCCGGGGCGGCCGCCGCAACGCCAACGAGTGGAACTCATGAGTAA
- a CDS encoding glycoside hydrolase family 2 protein, which produces MHQGSYYRFKYDITKLLQYGKTNLLEATVSKHSTNESVNDAERRGDFWLFGGIFRPVFLEALPTTHLNRVAVDAKADGSFKADVYVNGTAADEVVGQLYTLDGQKAGGEFKATVAAGSAATRLQTTLASPKLWTPEAPNLYRVTFTLRKSGQPVHTLDKRVGFRTVELREREGFYVNGIKIKFKGVCRHSFWPTSGRTTSKALSVTDVNLMKDMNMNAVRMSHYPPDDHFLAACDSLGLFVLDEVAGWHGNYDTPTGTKLTEEMVVKDETHPSIVVWVNGNEGGHNFDFDPVLDRLDLQKRPVIHAWQVFRGMDTQHYINYDYGNGTHLNGHNVVFPTEFLHGLYDGGHGAGLQDYWEQMWAHPLSAGGFLWDFSDAGVVRTDKGGILDTDGNHGADGILGPYREKEGSYFTIKEVWSPVFFERREITPAFDGSFRVQNRFHFTNLNQCKFTWKLTQLPGPGSKAAPITKTGTVAAPSVTPGGTYGTLQLALPPTGSATTCSTSRPKTLPAARFTPGAGPLPGPPRWPSSLSAPKAPARPSSRRPTPYIM; this is translated from the coding sequence GTGCACCAAGGCTCGTACTACCGCTTCAAATACGACATCACCAAGCTGCTGCAATACGGCAAAACCAACCTGCTCGAAGCCACCGTATCCAAGCATTCCACCAACGAATCGGTGAACGACGCCGAGCGGCGCGGCGACTTCTGGCTGTTCGGTGGCATCTTCCGGCCGGTGTTTTTGGAAGCGCTGCCCACCACGCACCTCAACCGCGTGGCCGTGGACGCCAAAGCTGATGGCTCGTTCAAAGCCGACGTGTACGTGAACGGGACAGCCGCCGATGAAGTGGTAGGCCAACTCTACACGCTCGATGGGCAGAAAGCCGGCGGCGAGTTCAAAGCCACCGTAGCCGCGGGCAGCGCCGCCACGCGTCTGCAAACCACGTTGGCTTCGCCGAAACTCTGGACGCCGGAAGCCCCCAACCTGTACCGCGTAACCTTCACATTGCGCAAGAGCGGTCAGCCCGTGCACACCCTCGACAAGCGCGTAGGCTTCCGCACGGTGGAGCTGCGCGAGCGGGAAGGCTTCTACGTGAACGGCATTAAAATCAAGTTCAAAGGCGTGTGCCGGCACTCGTTCTGGCCCACCTCGGGCCGCACCACCAGCAAGGCGCTCAGCGTCACGGACGTGAACCTGATGAAGGACATGAACATGAACGCCGTGCGCATGTCGCACTACCCGCCCGACGACCATTTCCTGGCTGCCTGCGACTCCTTAGGCCTTTTCGTGCTCGATGAAGTAGCCGGCTGGCACGGCAACTACGACACGCCCACCGGCACCAAGCTCACCGAGGAAATGGTGGTGAAAGACGAAACTCACCCCAGTATTGTGGTGTGGGTGAACGGCAACGAAGGCGGCCACAACTTCGACTTCGACCCCGTGCTCGACCGCCTCGACCTCCAGAAACGCCCCGTCATTCACGCATGGCAGGTGTTCCGCGGCATGGATACGCAGCACTACATTAACTACGACTATGGCAACGGTACCCACCTCAACGGCCACAACGTGGTGTTTCCCACCGAGTTCTTACACGGCCTCTACGACGGCGGCCACGGTGCCGGCCTGCAAGACTATTGGGAGCAGATGTGGGCGCACCCGCTTTCGGCCGGTGGTTTCCTGTGGGACTTCTCCGACGCTGGCGTAGTCCGCACCGACAAAGGCGGCATCCTCGACACCGACGGCAACCACGGCGCCGACGGCATCCTCGGCCCGTACCGCGAAAAGGAGGGAAGCTACTTCACCATCAAGGAAGTATGGTCGCCGGTGTTCTTCGAGCGCCGCGAAATCACGCCCGCTTTCGATGGTTCGTTCCGGGTGCAAAACCGTTTCCACTTCACCAACCTCAACCAGTGTAAGTTCACCTGGAAGCTCACTCAACTGCCCGGCCCCGGTAGCAAAGCCGCGCCCATCACCAAAACGGGAACCGTTGCGGCGCCTTCCGTCACGCCCGGCGGCACCTACGGCACCTTGCAACTCGCACTGCCCCCGACTGGCAGCGCCACGACGTGCTCTACATCACGGCCCAAGACCCTGCCGGCCGCGAGATTTACACCTGGAGCTGGCCCATTGCCCGGCCCGCCGCGGTGGCCCAGCAGCTTATCCGCACCGAAGGCCCCGGCGCGGCCAAGCTCACGGAGACCGACTCCTTATATAATGTAG
- a CDS encoding alpha-L-rhamnosidase C-terminal domain-containing protein — translation MKPTPTAGLTSVQASYRSVRGLVKSSWKQEPKRFTWNITVPGNTKALVYIPAKDVKDVEESGKKVSGVAGVKFVRMEGDRAVFEVGSGDYAFVANTK, via the coding sequence ATGAAGCCCACGCCCACAGCTGGCCTCACATCGGTGCAGGCCTCGTACCGCTCGGTGCGCGGCTTGGTAAAGAGTAGCTGGAAACAGGAGCCCAAGCGCTTCACCTGGAATATCACCGTGCCCGGCAATACCAAGGCGCTGGTTTATATCCCGGCCAAAGACGTGAAAGACGTGGAGGAAAGCGGCAAAAAAGTGTCCGGTGTGGCGGGCGTGAAGTTCGTGCGCATGGAAGGGGATAGGGCCGTATTCGAGGTTGGGTCCGGGGACTACGCCTTTGTAGCCAATACTAAGTGA
- a CDS encoding sugar-binding domain-containing protein — protein MSTTSTASKFVALLLLLLPFTQLHAQGTETMFLSGTDKDHTKKWKFYCTAGRNSGKWTTIAVPSNWELQGFGKYNYGHDKDTARGKEKGLYKYQFNVPATWKGKTVNIVFDGSMTDTEVKINGQSAGRCTKARTTASNTTSPSCCNTAKPTCSKPPYPSIPPTNR, from the coding sequence ATGTCCACCACTTCTACTGCGTCTAAGTTCGTTGCGCTGCTGCTCTTGCTGCTGCCGTTCACTCAGTTGCACGCGCAGGGCACCGAAACGATGTTCCTGTCTGGTACCGACAAAGACCACACGAAGAAGTGGAAGTTCTACTGCACTGCCGGGCGCAATTCCGGCAAGTGGACCACCATTGCCGTGCCCTCGAATTGGGAGTTGCAGGGCTTCGGCAAGTACAACTACGGCCACGACAAAGACACCGCGCGCGGCAAGGAAAAGGGCCTCTACAAGTATCAGTTCAACGTGCCCGCCACCTGGAAAGGCAAGACGGTAAACATTGTGTTTGATGGCTCGATGACCGATACTGAGGTAAAGATCAACGGCCAGTCGGCGGGGCGGTGCACCAAGGCTCGTACTACCGCTTCAAATACGACATCACCAAGCTGCTGCAATACGGCAAAACCAACCTGCTCGAAGCCACCGTATCCAAGCATTCCACCAACGAATCGGTGA
- a CDS encoding family 78 glycoside hydrolase catalytic domain: protein MNAKRLFVFLCTILLLTAFRANKPAAVQLQRLRCELLTNPEGIDVTAPRLSWELTGVERGLEQTAYQVLVASTPEKLAADEGDLWNSGKVNSGQSVHVAYAGAPLRSRAQCYWKVRTWTNQGETAWSTPARWSVGLLNYLDWKGRWIGFDRAFAWDKEESHARLSARYFRKEFKTEKPIKQATAYIIGLGLYELYVNGQRVGEQVLAPGPTDYTKGVKYNTYDVTPLLKQGPNALGTVLGNGRFYAMRQNYKPYKIKTFGYPKLLMQLEVTYADGTRDVIKTDDTWQGTADGPIRTNNEYDGEEYDATKEMPGWSTAGFDAKKWGKAELVQEPGGAFEAQMNENMKVMETIKPVSIKPLAGGKYILDMGQNMVGWLRLRTSGPKGQKVTLRFAETLQKSGELYVANLRDARVTDVYTLKGGGRETWEPTFVFRGFRYAEISNWPGAAPTVADFDGRIVYDNIATTGEFTTSDATINQVYKNAYWGIRGNYKGMPIDCPQRNERQPWLGDRTTGAYGESFVFDNARLYAKWLRDIEQAQKADGSIPDVAPAFWRYYGDNVTWPGTYLTIADMLYRQYGDVAPLTRHYDSMKRWLTYMRQNYSENGLVTKDKYGDWCVPPESKELIHSKDPARNTDGVLIASSTYYHLLGLMQGFAKVLDKPQDAQEFATLAADLKTAFNQKFLNKETCQYSNGTVTANLLPLAYGMVPEEDQGKVFQNIADKILVENKGHISTGVIGTQWLMRGLTAHGRPDIALRLATNRDYPSWGYMAANGATTIWELWNGNTADPAMNSQNHVMLLGDLLVWYYENLAGIKSAPRRPASSAWK from the coding sequence ATGAACGCGAAACGCCTGTTTGTCTTTCTTTGTACGATCTTACTGCTCACGGCTTTCCGGGCGAATAAGCCCGCGGCCGTGCAGCTCCAACGCCTACGCTGCGAGCTACTCACCAACCCTGAAGGCATCGACGTAACGGCGCCGCGCCTGAGTTGGGAGTTGACCGGTGTCGAGCGTGGCCTGGAGCAAACCGCCTACCAAGTGCTGGTGGCCTCCACGCCAGAGAAGCTGGCTGCCGACGAAGGCGACCTGTGGAACTCGGGCAAGGTCAATTCGGGGCAGTCGGTGCACGTGGCGTATGCGGGCGCGCCGCTGCGGAGCCGGGCGCAGTGCTACTGGAAAGTGCGCACCTGGACCAACCAGGGCGAAACCGCCTGGAGCACGCCGGCCCGCTGGAGCGTGGGCTTGCTGAACTACCTCGACTGGAAAGGCCGCTGGATTGGCTTCGACCGGGCGTTTGCCTGGGACAAAGAGGAAAGCCACGCCCGGCTGTCGGCGCGCTACTTCCGCAAGGAATTCAAAACCGAGAAGCCCATCAAGCAAGCCACGGCCTACATCATCGGGCTGGGGCTGTACGAGCTGTACGTGAACGGGCAGCGGGTAGGGGAGCAGGTGCTGGCGCCCGGTCCCACCGACTACACCAAGGGCGTGAAGTACAACACCTACGACGTAACGCCGCTGCTCAAGCAGGGGCCCAACGCGCTAGGCACCGTGCTCGGCAACGGCCGGTTCTACGCCATGCGCCAGAACTACAAGCCCTACAAAATCAAGACCTTCGGCTACCCCAAGCTGCTCATGCAATTGGAAGTAACCTACGCCGACGGCACCCGCGACGTCATCAAAACCGATGATACCTGGCAGGGCACCGCCGACGGCCCCATCCGCACCAACAACGAGTACGACGGCGAAGAATACGACGCCACCAAGGAAATGCCCGGTTGGAGCACCGCCGGTTTCGACGCCAAGAAGTGGGGGAAGGCCGAGCTGGTGCAGGAGCCCGGCGGCGCGTTTGAGGCGCAGATGAACGAGAACATGAAGGTGATGGAAACCATCAAGCCGGTGTCCATCAAGCCACTAGCCGGCGGCAAGTACATCCTGGACATGGGCCAGAACATGGTAGGCTGGCTGCGACTGCGCACTAGCGGCCCGAAAGGCCAGAAGGTGACCTTGCGCTTCGCCGAAACCTTGCAGAAAAGCGGCGAGCTGTACGTAGCCAACCTGCGCGACGCCCGCGTAACCGATGTGTACACGCTCAAAGGCGGCGGGCGCGAAACGTGGGAGCCGACCTTCGTCTTCCGCGGCTTCCGCTACGCGGAAATCAGCAACTGGCCCGGCGCCGCGCCCACCGTAGCCGATTTCGATGGCCGCATCGTGTACGACAACATTGCCACCACCGGCGAGTTCACCACCTCCGACGCCACCATCAACCAGGTGTACAAAAACGCCTACTGGGGCATCCGCGGCAACTACAAAGGCATGCCCATCGACTGCCCGCAGCGCAACGAGCGGCAGCCGTGGCTCGGCGACCGGACCACCGGGGCCTACGGCGAGAGTTTCGTGTTCGACAACGCCCGCCTCTACGCCAAGTGGCTCCGCGACATCGAGCAGGCCCAAAAAGCCGACGGCAGCATCCCCGACGTGGCCCCCGCGTTCTGGCGCTACTACGGCGACAACGTAACCTGGCCCGGCACCTACCTCACCATCGCCGACATGCTCTACCGGCAGTACGGCGACGTCGCCCCGCTTACCCGCCACTACGACTCCATGAAGCGCTGGCTGACCTACATGCGCCAGAACTATTCGGAAAATGGCCTTGTCACCAAAGACAAGTACGGCGACTGGTGCGTACCGCCCGAGTCGAAAGAGCTGATTCACTCCAAGGACCCCGCCCGCAACACCGACGGTGTGCTCATTGCTAGCAGCACCTACTACCACCTGTTAGGCTTGATGCAGGGCTTCGCGAAGGTGCTCGATAAGCCGCAGGACGCGCAGGAGTTTGCCACCCTGGCCGCCGACCTGAAAACTGCCTTCAACCAGAAATTCTTGAACAAGGAAACCTGCCAGTACAGCAACGGCACCGTCACGGCCAACCTGCTGCCGCTGGCCTACGGCATGGTGCCCGAAGAAGATCAAGGCAAGGTGTTTCAGAACATTGCCGACAAGATTCTGGTGGAAAACAAGGGCCACATCAGCACCGGCGTAATCGGCACGCAGTGGTTGATGCGCGGCCTCACCGCGCACGGCCGCCCCGATATTGCCCTGCGCCTGGCCACCAACCGCGACTACCCAAGCTGGGGCTACATGGCCGCCAACGGCGCCACCACCATTTGGGAGCTGTGGAACGGCAACACTGCCGACCCCGCCATGAACTCCCAAAACCACGTGATGCTGCTCGGCGACCTGCTGGTTTGGTACTATGAAAACCTGGCCGGCATCAAGTCCGCCCCGAGGCGCCCGGCTTCCAGCGCCTGGAAATGA
- a CDS encoding type II toxin-antitoxin system VapC family toxin yields MKNCLLDTNICIYFIKGLYQLDRKIEEVGPQNCCISEMTVAELKYGVENSKTPEIMRPIVEAFIPKFAVIPVYDALDVYAAEKARLRRQGLMVDDFDILIGATAIVNNMVMVSNNYKHLSRLANIDLQDWTTAEPRR; encoded by the coding sequence TTGAAAAACTGCCTGCTAGACACCAATATTTGCATCTATTTCATCAAGGGCCTGTATCAGCTTGATCGTAAAATAGAGGAAGTAGGGCCGCAAAACTGCTGTATTTCCGAAATGACAGTAGCGGAGTTGAAATACGGCGTCGAGAACAGCAAAACGCCGGAAATAATGCGGCCTATTGTCGAAGCATTCATTCCCAAATTTGCCGTCATTCCGGTATATGACGCGCTGGATGTGTATGCTGCCGAAAAAGCCAGGCTGCGCCGACAGGGCCTGATGGTAGATGATTTTGATATTCTAATTGGAGCCACAGCCATCGTCAACAACATGGTGATGGTGTCCAATAACTACAAGCATTTAAGCCGCTTAGCTAACATCGACTTGCAGGACTGGACAACGGCCGAACCGCGCCGATAA